In one window of Streptomyces griseus subsp. griseus DNA:
- a CDS encoding SGNH/GDSL hydrolase family protein, with translation MTGGRLHLPARRGLLYAAAAGITAALTAPDAQAATPARLPSATTWTASWATAQTAPTPDDPLAFAGLTDGLCTARLRLSAGGQVRLRYANAFGTAPVLVGPVTADGHPVTFTGQRQGWLAAGSSLTSDPVEGLQVEDGSLLTVETRLPGPTGPLSFHRNTHAWHTVDGVRTRSVLLLTGVGTTGARGPVLAVLGDSIAEGSGTPDDADLRWPDQLARRLPGSAVANLGISGNRLLLDSDRFGPGGQARFDRDVLSLPGLRTVLVHLGVNDLHHEPNERDPSRMVAGYRQLALRARSAGLRVVGATITPFEGWTRWTPEQDAVRRQVNEAVRTGRIFDAVADFDAALRDPDRPSRLLPAYDSGDGLHPGPAGHTAIAAAVERRDLR, from the coding sequence GTGACCGGCGGCCGGCTCCACCTGCCCGCGCGGCGGGGTCTGCTGTACGCGGCGGCGGCCGGGATCACGGCGGCCCTCACCGCCCCGGACGCCCAAGCGGCCACGCCCGCCCGCCTCCCCTCGGCCACCACCTGGACCGCTTCCTGGGCGACCGCGCAGACCGCGCCCACCCCGGACGACCCGCTCGCGTTCGCCGGTCTCACCGACGGGCTCTGCACCGCGCGGCTGCGGCTCTCGGCGGGCGGGCAGGTCAGACTCCGTTACGCCAACGCCTTCGGGACCGCGCCGGTGCTGGTGGGCCCGGTGACCGCCGACGGCCACCCGGTCACCTTCACCGGTCAGCGGCAGGGGTGGCTGGCGGCGGGTTCCTCACTCACCAGCGACCCGGTGGAAGGGCTCCAGGTGGAGGACGGTTCCCTGCTGACCGTCGAGACACGGCTCCCGGGCCCCACCGGTCCGCTCTCCTTCCACCGCAACACGCACGCCTGGCACACCGTCGACGGGGTCCGGACCCGGTCCGTCCTCCTCCTGACCGGGGTCGGGACGACCGGGGCGCGCGGCCCGGTCCTCGCCGTGCTGGGCGACTCCATCGCCGAGGGCTCCGGCACCCCCGACGACGCGGACCTCCGCTGGCCCGACCAGCTGGCCCGCAGGCTGCCCGGATCCGCCGTCGCCAACCTCGGCATCAGCGGCAACCGTCTGCTCCTGGACAGCGACCGCTTCGGGCCGGGCGGTCAGGCCCGCTTCGACCGGGACGTGCTGTCGCTGCCGGGGCTGCGGACGGTCCTGGTCCACCTGGGCGTCAACGACCTCCACCATGAGCCCAACGAGCGCGACCCGTCGCGGATGGTGGCCGGCTACCGCCAACTGGCCCTGCGCGCCCGCTCCGCCGGACTGCGGGTGGTGGGCGCCACCATCACGCCGTTCGAGGGGTGGACGCGCTGGACGCCTGAGCAGGACGCGGTGCGCCGGCAGGTCAACGAGGCCGTGCGCACCGGACGGATCTTCGACGCCGTCGCCGACTTCGACGCCGCGCTCCGCGATCCGGACCGGCCTTCGCGACTGCTGCCGGCGTACGACAGCGGCGACGGCCTGCACCCGGGGCCCGCGGGCCACACGGCGATCGCCGCCGCCGTGGAACGCCGGGACCTGCGGTAG